In Aureibaculum algae, the following are encoded in one genomic region:
- a CDS encoding carboxypeptidase-like regulatory domain-containing protein → MKFTFYIFLLSFTFGFGQSVIEGSVLQADNSPLPFATIKILSNNSYTITNEDGKFEITVSQLSDSIEVTFIGFETKRVAVSYFQNEPNLYLKENINILDEVTVVAVKNKNYVFDLLNSLVKKYQAKQSVIHSKAYYTLTSSAGNVPIEQVEGFYNCEQSLSEGIINLKIKSGRFGQSKTFPFYSLDNTKILSDFQFFDKSNQILPFYPGNMSIGTIKKKYNIKIDECNSCKDNEIMISFAPKKADGRFFSGTILFDRERLIIKKIDLWISNPETKELISINKNVNIRTDGIMLEIAFNPLDFEKIQYLNFNFYLTYESGKSKEIIESRSFVYFYDYNTSFSMPSFANPISFNNDYDKIVAMQAMDDFWEANFQFPKSIKERRFTSFMEENGYLINYDNTISSDNIKYTNSSVISWNKNNRLQWNSIKQNLITLNSTSNTLTNTPFKLANGGKVNLTSSEITKNRSFNNKSEKYVFNYMLDLYKNKKGEDKYVIKTIFDRGSSFCENDRTKNKLVYLNIAFDIYEYYATLLEIQLANNITFEEAKMACKTKFDEASLIVKKMKSETKLGSDYQNLTKWNNYIKQKLNIDNFKTVN, encoded by the coding sequence ATGAAATTTACCTTTTACATATTCCTTTTGAGTTTTACTTTTGGTTTTGGTCAAAGTGTAATCGAAGGTTCCGTTTTACAAGCTGACAATAGTCCTCTTCCTTTTGCTACTATTAAAATTCTAAGTAATAATTCTTATACCATTACTAATGAAGATGGAAAATTTGAAATTACAGTAAGCCAATTATCAGACAGCATAGAAGTTACTTTTATTGGTTTTGAAACAAAACGAGTTGCAGTATCTTATTTTCAGAACGAGCCTAACCTTTATTTAAAAGAGAACATTAATATATTAGACGAGGTAACCGTTGTTGCCGTAAAAAATAAAAATTATGTTTTTGATTTATTGAATAGTTTGGTAAAGAAATATCAAGCAAAGCAATCGGTTATTCATAGCAAAGCATATTATACGCTAACTTCATCTGCTGGAAATGTACCAATTGAACAAGTTGAAGGATTTTATAACTGTGAACAAAGTTTATCTGAGGGAATAATAAATTTAAAAATTAAGAGTGGTCGTTTTGGTCAAAGTAAAACTTTTCCTTTTTATAGTTTAGATAACACAAAAATTTTAAGTGATTTTCAATTTTTTGATAAATCCAATCAGATATTACCGTTTTATCCTGGTAACATGTCAATCGGAACTATCAAAAAGAAATACAATATTAAAATCGATGAATGCAATAGCTGTAAAGATAATGAGATTATGATTTCTTTTGCACCTAAAAAAGCAGACGGAAGATTTTTTTCAGGTACTATATTATTTGATCGGGAGCGATTAATCATAAAAAAAATAGATCTTTGGATAAGCAACCCTGAAACAAAGGAGTTAATATCAATAAATAAAAACGTTAACATTAGGACCGATGGGATAATGCTCGAAATAGCGTTTAATCCATTAGATTTTGAAAAAATTCAATATTTAAACTTTAATTTTTACTTAACGTATGAATCTGGAAAATCAAAAGAAATTATAGAGTCCAGATCTTTTGTATATTTTTATGATTACAATACTTCTTTTTCAATGCCATCTTTTGCAAATCCAATTAGTTTTAATAATGACTACGATAAGATTGTTGCAATGCAAGCAATGGATGATTTTTGGGAAGCCAATTTCCAATTTCCTAAAAGTATAAAAGAAAGGAGATTTACTTCTTTTATGGAAGAAAATGGTTATTTGATTAATTATGACAATACCATTTCTTCTGACAATATCAAATATACCAACTCATCTGTTATATCATGGAACAAAAACAATAGGCTTCAATGGAATAGTATTAAACAGAACCTTATTACCTTAAATAGCACCTCTAATACCTTAACAAATACTCCATTTAAATTAGCAAATGGGGGTAAGGTAAATCTTACCAGTTCTGAAATTACTAAGAATAGAAGTTTCAATAACAAAAGTGAAAAATATGTTTTTAATTATATGTTAGACCTATATAAAAATAAAAAAGGCGAAGACAAATACGTAATTAAAACAATATTCGATAGGGGTTCCTCTTTTTGTGAAAATGATCGCACAAAAAATAAATTGGTTTATCTTAATATAGCTTTTGATATTTACGAATATTATGCAACTCTTTTGGAAATTCAACTTGCTAATAATATAACTTTTGAAGAAGCCAAAATGGCTTGTAAAACAAAGTTTGACGAAGCTTCTTTAATTGTAAAAAA